From one Amaranthus tricolor cultivar Red isolate AtriRed21 chromosome 17, ASM2621246v1, whole genome shotgun sequence genomic stretch:
- the LOC130804353 gene encoding ESCRT-related protein CHMP1-like — translation MGNTEKLMNQIIELKLTSKSLQRQARKCEKDEKSEKLKIKKAIEKGNVDGSRTYAENAIRKRTEQMNYLRLASRLDAVVSRLDTQAKMQTIGKSMGSIVKSIESSLNSSNLQKMSETMDQFEKQFVNMEVQAEFVENSMAGSTSLSTPETEVNSLMQQVADDYGLEVSVSLPQAAAHAIAAPKVTEKGNEDDLSRRLAELKSLG, via the coding sequence AAATCACTCCAACGGCAAGCTCGAAAGTGCGAGAAAGACGAGAAATCGGAAAAACTCAAAATCAAGAAAGCAATCGAGAAAGGAAACGTAGATGGATCTCGAACTTACGCTGAAAATGCAATTCGTAAGCGTACTGAACAAATGAATTACCTTCGTCTCGCTTCTCGTCTCGATGCGGTTGTTTCTCGACTAGATACTCAAGCGAAGATGCAAACAATTGGAAAATCCATGGGGTCGATTGTAAAATCAATTGAATCATCTTTGAATTCTAGTAATTTGCAGAAGATGTCGGAAACTATGGATCAATTTGAGAagcaatttgtgaatatggaggTGCAAGCTGAATTTGTAGAGAATTCAATGGCTGGAAGTACTTCGCTTTCAACTCCGGAAACGGAGGTTAATAGCTTGATGCAGCAGGTTGCGGATGATTATGGTTTGGAAGTTTCTGTGAGTTTGCCTCAAGCTGCGGCACATGCGATTGCTGCTCCAAAGGTGACGGAGAAGGGTAATGAGGATGATCTTTCTAGGAGGCTTGCCGAACTTAAATCTCTAGGTTGA